A region of the Sarcophilus harrisii chromosome 3, mSarHar1.11, whole genome shotgun sequence genome:
TGGAAGTTGTCATTTTTTACTATAATCCAGATTAGGTTTATTTTGgttacattttataattatcctattttgttttatattagtGTATCCTttgatttttcctgatttcattttattgtctcaatttttttattgAGATAATTGGATTTTTTTAGATGCACTAGATAAGAGATTGATAGAAATCAGTTAAAAGTCCACTGTTTGTCACATGCCAGTCCCAAGTGGAAGGAGACATATGTCCATTAATAGTAATGCTTCATCTTGATATTTTTGAATAACCTGTGTTATCTAAGGATAATTTGTTCTTGGTTTGAAAGAATGCACCTTGGAATTCCAtctgagggtgtgtgtgtgtgtgtgtgtgtgtgtgtgtacattttgGGAGAGGGGACAATTCTTTGATGGCTTGTCTTGTCTAATCGTTAATTTCTTGTTGTGACCTTTCCCTAGATTCAGCACAGCCATGGCTCGTGGTCCCAAGAAACACTTGAAGCGTGTGGCAGCCCCAAAGCATTGGATGCTTGATAAATTAACTGGTGTTTTTGCTCCTAGACCTTCCACTGGCCCCCACAAGCTGCGGGAGTGCCTCCCTCTTATTATCTTTCTTAGAAATAGACTTAAGTATGCTCTGACAGGAGATGAGGTAAAGAAGATCTGCATGCAGCGGTTCATCAAAATTGATGGTAAAGTCCGTACTGATATTACCTATCCTGCTGGTTTTATGGATGTCATCAGCATCGATAAGACAGGAGAACATTTCCGTCTAGTATATGACACCAAGGGCCGTTTTGCTGTTCATCGCATCACAGCTGAAGAGGCAAAATATAAATTGTGCAAAGTGAGAAAAATCTTTGTGGCTACAAAAGGCATCCCTCATCTGGTGACTCATGATGCCCGTACAATCCGTTATCCAGATCCTTTAATCAAAGTGAATGACACAGTCCAGATTGATTTAGAGACTGGCAAGATAACTGATTTCATCAAGTTTGATACTGGCAACTTGTGTATGGTGACTGGTGGTGCTAACTTGGGTCGAATTGGTGTGATCACCAACAGGGAGAAGCATCCAGGTTCTTTTGATGTTGTCCATGTGAAGGATGCCAATGGCAATAGCTTTGCCACTaggctttcaaatatttttgttattggcAAAGGTAATAAGCCTTGGATTTCTCTGCCTCGTGGAAAAGGTATCCGTCTCACCATTGctgaagaaagagataagagattGGCAGCCAAACAGAGCAGTGGATAAACGAAGATGAAGACTTATGAGTATATGTGATCAGATTAAGCtgttaaatatagaaaaaaatgtccCTTTTTTGTCACATGGAATTCCCATTCATCTTGAGAACAAACTATCTCTAGATGATACAGGTTATTCAGGAATATCAAATTGAAACATTACTATTAATGGACATCTCTCTCCTTCACTTGAGACCAGTGTATGGTAATACTTagtaataagtgcttgttaaaaCTGGTTTTATTtagtactttacattttcttggACATCTATTGATTTTAGTTTAATAAAACAGTATATATTATTTCTGCCATTTATAATTTAGTATTTTTGTGCATATTCTGTATACATTTGAAAATACAAATTCTCTGCTTATCCTGTTCTCTGCATTTATTTACTGTTAACCTCCTAACTATCATTCTGAT
Encoded here:
- the LOC100928280 gene encoding 40S ribosomal protein S4, Y; translation: MARGPKKHLKRVAAPKHWMLDKLTGVFAPRPSTGPHKLRECLPLIIFLRNRLKYALTGDEVKKICMQRFIKIDGKVRTDITYPAGFMDVISIDKTGEHFRLVYDTKGRFAVHRITAEEAKYKLCKVRKIFVATKGIPHLVTHDARTIRYPDPLIKVNDTVQIDLETGKITDFIKFDTGNLCMVTGGANLGRIGVITNREKHPGSFDVVHVKDANGNSFATRLSNIFVIGKGNKPWISLPRGKGIRLTIAEERDKRLAAKQSSG